The Bubalus bubalis isolate 160015118507 breed Murrah chromosome 2, NDDB_SH_1, whole genome shotgun sequence genome includes the window TATGAGgtagaaaatgttaaaattccCATGAGGGGGCTGAGGATTAGAGACGGTAAGTCACTTGTCttagatcacacagctagtgtgTTATGGAAGCAGAAGTCAACTTGGTTTGTCTGAATCTGAAGTCCATCTGCTTCATGAGCCTTTATAGTGTCTGCTTTCTCCTTGATTCCTAACTTCCTTCCATTCTGATTCCTACTGAGTAGGGGACAGAAGCCAGTCAAGTTTGCCTGATATCCATCAACCAGGCCCTGGACATTTGGTCTCAGCCCAGCTTTGCCTGCCTTGCCgtgtgatcttgggtaagtcACAACATTTCAGCTAGCTCTCAGTCTCCCCAAATATTTCATGCAGAGGTTAACCACGAGCTTCCTTCTATAGCTGAGGCCTGGCTAGTGGGGGCAGAGTTTAGCCTGGATTTGACCAAGGTAGTAGTGGTAAtagaggggagggtggagggtggaggtggTCTTTAGCCCCACCCTCTGGTGACATCACACAAGACACCTACAGCCCCTGGAAGCCCCACCCCTAGTGACCCTCACCTGTGGAAGTGCCATCCAGTGCCTGGCATCTGGCAAATTTTTTCTGTTCTATAGCAGAAGTCATCAGCCCTAGTGTTCAAGAGAAACCCTTAGGTAACTAGTGCAATTAGGGAGACTTGGAGGGgggccctggggcttcccaggtggtgttagtggtaaagaacctgctttccaatgttcgatccctgggtcgggaaggtcccctggagaagggcatggcaacccactccagtattcttgcctggagaatcccatggacagaggaccctggcgggctacaatccatggggttgtaaagagctggacatgctgaagcgactgagcgtgGAGGAGGGCCATGAAGGTGGCCCTGGAGgtactggactggggtgggaTGCCTGGAACAAGACTGGGGTGGGCAAACTACTCAGAGGATGCCTTGAGCCTGCCCTCTGGATGTCTGCCCTCATCCTTCTGGTCATGCTAAACTCCTGCCCCTGCTTCTTTCCCCTGGATCCAGGGCCCCTTTCATGGAGTCAGGAGATGGGAACCAATTCTGAAAATAGAGCTGTTCACATGGAACTGGGCTGCTGGCTGAGGTCTAAAGGAAACAGGGCAACTAGACCTCTGTCATCCCAGGATCTGATGTCTGGGTTCTGCGCTCAAAGTCCACTAtgtgtgggggaggaggaggacagggagTGAGCTATCCCCTGCTGAGGAGGTGGCTGTGAGCCAGGCTTCACTGGTACAGAGAGTAGGGAGCTGGTAACTGGGTGAGACTGAGGTCCTTGGATGCAAGTCAGTTGCTAGAAGCCTAAGGAAGCAATTTGCAGGAAATGACCTGGTCACCTGCTTTAGAacagtgttttccaaagtggttctgTGGGATGTGGTTGGCTGTGACAGGAAGCAAGGCAACAGGAGTGGCTGAGAGTATCTGGGCTCTGCAGTCACAGAGCTGGGTCCAGATCCTGGCTTCACCTCTCTCTACCTACCTTACAGGCTAGTTATGAGAGTTGCAACAAGGCTAtgagtgagaaagtgaaagtgaaagtcgctcagtcgtgtctgactctttgtgaccccatggactatacagtccatggaattctccaggccagaatactggagtgggtagctgttcccttctccaggggatctttccaacccagggatcgaacccaggtctcccgcaatacaggcagattctttaccagctgagccaccaggctatGAGTGAGCATATCGTAAACTCTTACTACATTTCAGCTAGCTTTATAATCATTACTGGGAAAGGAAATCCTTGGTCATGTAAGCTTGGCAAATGTATTGAGCTGTTCAAAAAGTATTTGGGTTTTCCCAATAACATCGTATGGAAAACCTGAACGAagtttttggccaatccaataggtTCAACAAAGTGAAGCAGGCTTCTTTGGTGCAGGCCTTCTCTGATCTTTTAATATGTTCTTAGGACTTCGGAAGTTCTAAGAGTGGGGATGGAGCATTGAACTGGATGCAACAGATTTTAGGGAGCCAGGAACTAAGGCACTGTTGCATGTCATCATTCCCAGGCCTTTCTCCTCATGGTGGAATGGAAAGCTAGCTGAACTGGACAACTCTCGGGAAAGCCTTCCTGTCTCTGGGCTCCTGTTTTCTCAAGGTAAAACAAAGGAACTGCATGAGATGCTTTCAGAGGCCTTTTCTGGTTCCCTGAggttctgagttgggaagacaaAGCTGTAGACAAGGGTGGAGGCCAGACTGTTGAGGTTAAAGACCTGTCTCTCGGGGAAGAGAAGAAATCCAATTCTGGCAAGTGGATTCAACCAGCAAGTGGGCTGGGGGGTTCTTGTGCTCTGCACAGAAGTGGCCCCATGACTGTCATTAGCAAGGTCTTGCTGATGAATTGGTTCATCAGCAGGGTCTGATTCCTAAATCTGCCAGGCCATCTTGGAATATAAAGTAGAAGACTCTTGTACTCCCCTGTTGTAGCACCTCCCACGCAGTGGTGTAATGACTTATTTAACTCCTACTTCCCTACCAGGCTGGGAAAGGTCAAAGGCCAGAGCTGACTCCATAATGTAATGCAGGAAGAACTAAGGGATGCAAATCAGGCTGTGGGTGAGGTGGAGTGTGGGCTGGGGGTGGCTTGATGTTGCCTTTGCACAACAAGCACCCTGTGTTTGCTTGGACTATGTGCGAATTACTGGGGCTTTGGGGGTGATCATGGTGCTGCTGATGGCGGAGAACTTGAGTGCTTTATCTTGCCCAGAtttcttgcattttaaaatgactgGTGCAAAGGAAGTTGAAGTAAATATCTGATGAATGATGAACAGAGTAAGTTTGGTTGCTGCGTCCTTTAAGCTTCTTGGGGAGAATTTGAGGGAGGGGAGTTGTCTGTCTAGCTAGTTGTCTGGATAGTTTATCAGTACATATTTGATTTAATGAATGGCACGGTGAGTAATGATAAGCCTGAATTAAGCAACTAATATCAGGCAAAAACagtatataattattaaattattaatagtaCTTGCCACCTTGATTGCGGAGGGCAGTTTTGGGACGTGGTTAAAATTACAAAccgagagacttccctggtggcccagtggttaagactccacatttccaatgcaggggctgcaggttcgatccctcgttagggaactaaaatcctacatgctgtgcagtgctgtcaaaaaaaaaaaataatagtaataataataaaaagactgCAAACTGAATTTATATCATGCCTCTACTGCTTCTTAGGCAGGGTActcaacttctctgtgcttcagtttccttgtctgaaaaATGGGCATATGATAGTACCTATCTCATAGGGTGTTGTGTTGATTAAATGAATCAAATATGCATAAATTGCTTAAGACACTGTCTGGCACATAGCACATGCTGTGTAAGCATTTGCTATGCTTTGGTTTCCTCTCTATAACCTCTACCATATTATGAAGTTCCTGAAGGCAAGGatcaaattcttttccactttcctcccaccccacacTCTGGGACCCAGCACAGGACATGAGGCAGAGAAGGAGCTCAGTAAGtgtttgctaaatgaataaatgaatgaatatgtttaaaatgataaCTTGTATAATCCATTATAGATCTTCCACAGGGGAAAGTGAGGGGGCATTAAGGAGGTGGCAGCTTGTACTGGTCTTAAAGGATTTCAGTAGAGGGAAAGGAAGTTGGCACAGGGTCTCACATTTGGGTTAGGTGGAAATGAGGGTGGGAGCAGGTCATGGGGTCTTGAATGCAGGGTGAGGGGTTAGATTGGATTTATTTGCAGATAGCAGTGTGGAAGGTCTGGAGGCAGGAACTTTTCAGCAGGGATGTGGCTAGGGCTGTTTTTATAGGATCAGTTGTTACTAGGGACTTGCAGGGGGAAAAGTGGCTTTTTGAGTTGGGCCTTCAAGGCTACGAAGTATTATCAGGATGCTATTATGCTGATTTTTCATTCTACAagcatgaaatgaatgaaaatgagcaCCAGCTACCTGCGAAGCACCAAGGGTTCACaaaataataagacaaataaGCCTACCCTGGAGGAGCTTGCATTAACAACTTAATGCCTATGAGAAGTGTTATAATGGTCAAAGGACAGTGGGCATTCGAGTAGAAGGGTCAGCATCAGAGGACTGGggggccagggaagcccaggaaaatacCACAGAAGAAATGGGTTTTGAGGAATGACTAGGAGCTTGCCAGACAGGCAAGATGAGGTAAATGTCTCAGATGGAGGGAACAGCTTACCCAGAGCTACAGACATGTGAAACAGCAGGTCCAGGGGCTTGATGAGGCTGTGGCTGGGTGTGATGTGTGCTGTGGTTGAGTactgaagctgggaaaggcaGTAGGGACCAGATCATGTAGGGTAATGAGGGTTAGTGGGAGACCCAGGCCATTTGGAAGAAGCTAAACGTAGAGGTAGCAAATCTGTTCTTAGCAAGGACATTGTGGCCATCATGTGAGCACTGACGGCAGCATGAACACGGGAAGAAAACAACGGGGGCTGCTGCATGGAGCCTGGACTGGAAAGGAGTTGGCTGACATAGTGGCCTCTTTAAGTAACACCTGcctcaaacatttattgagcaccttctatacgccaggcactattctaggcccTTGGGATAGATCAAGGAGCAAAAGAATCGTGAGTCAGAGCTGAGCTCTCTCTGAGGACAACTCTGCTCCTTTTTAACTCAGTGTAGGGATAAGTGGGTAGGGAAGACGGAGGAAGAACTGGGCAGCAAAGCCCCCCCAGTTGCTGCTCATGGGGCAGGAGGGTGAGGACACCAGCTCCCTAACTTTGCTCGGGCCTCTCTCTTccagccccctgcccagcccACAGCCATGGCCACAATCGTGGCCCAGAAGCTCAGCCACCTCCTGCCCAGTCTGCGGCAGGTCCACCAGGAGCCTCAGCCGTCTGTGCCATCAGAGCCTGTGTTCACCGTGGATCGAGCGGAGGTGCCGCCCCTCTTCTGGAAGCCGTACATCTACGTGGGCTACCGGCCGCTGCATCGGACCTGGCGCTTCTACTTCCGCACGCTGTTCCAGCAGCACAACGAGGCGGTGAACGTCTGGACCCACCTGCTGGCcgccctggtgctgctgctgcggctCGCCATTTTTGTGGGCACCGTGGACTTCTGGGGAGACCCGCATGCCCTGCCCCTCTTCATCATCGTCCTCGCCTCCTTCACCTACCTCTCCCTCAGTGCCTTGGCTCACCTCCTGCAGGCCAAGTCCGAGTTCTGGCATTACAGCTTCTTCTTCCTGGACTACGTGGGTGTGGCCGTGTACCAGTTTGGCAGCGCCCTGGCACACTTCTACTATGCCATTGAGCCTGCCTGGCACGCCCAAGTGCAGACCATCTTCCTGCCCACGGCTGCCTTTCTTGCTTGGCTTTCCTGCACTGGCTCCTGCTACAACAAGTACATccagaagcctggcctgctgggcCGCACTTGCCAGGAGGTACCCTCCGCGCTGGCCTATGCATTGGACATCAGCCCCGTGGCTCACCGCATTCTTGTGTCCCCCGACCCTGCCACAGACGACCCGGCTCTTCTCTACCACAAATGCCAGGTGGTCTTCTTTCTGTTGGCTGCggctttcttctctgccttcatgCCTGAGCGCTGGTTCCCTGGCAGCTGCCATGTCTTCGGGCAGGGCCACCAGCTCTTCCATGTCTTTTTGGTACTGTGCACGCTGGCCCAGCTGGAGGCCGTGGCGCTGGACTATGAGGCCCGGCGGTCCATCTATGAGCCTCTGCACACCCGCTGGCCCCACAACTTCTCCGGCCTCTTCTTGCTCACCGTAGGCAGCAGCATCCTCACCGCATTCCTCCTGAGCCAGCTGGTACGGCGCAAACTTGATCTTGATCGGAAGACTCAGTGAAGGGGTGGCAGCTGGTAGGGAGGGAAGTATAGTGGGGGCCCAAAGGTCCGGATGGGAACAGATGGGAATAGATGGGAACTTTGGCTCCAGATGGGAACAAGTCCTGGTAAAGGTGTTTTTGTCTGGCCCGCGGTGATTCTCTGTGCATTCCTCGGCTGCCAAGGGCAGCACTGGCCAGTCCTTGGATTTGAGGATTGGCTGGAGATGCTGGGGTCTACTCTTGGGCCTGCCCCAGCTGCCTGCcctgggagagggaaagagaaagagaaagatgtggGCCACCCTGGTTTTGCCTCCCCTCACTGCCTCTCTCACTTAGGGGTGAGGATGGGGGATCAGCTGGGGCCAAGACCCTGACTTGGGGCTTCCAGATTATCTGGGAGGGGGTGAAGTTGGGATTTAGGTTAGAGTCAGATCTGAGCTGAGGGACAGGGGAAGCATCAGCAGTGCCCTCTACCCAGATCCCCTTGGGAAAGGACAGCTCTCTGTTGTGTGCAGGACTTTAAGGTTCCTTGAACTCCAGCTTGGAGTTTGGGTGCTCCAGAGAACCCCCAAAGGTTGAAGATTGTGCCAGGTGGAAATGGATCCCATCCAGTGCCCCACAGCTCTCAGTCACTGTCCCAGTGAGCTCCACCCTCCTATCACTGGACTCTGTGTCCCACTCAATCTGTTCCCATCTTTCCTGGGTCCCTCGTTCACAGCTCAGTGTTTATCCATTCAGTGTTTCTTGGGCCTCTACTCAGAGACAGGCTATTGATGGGGCCCTGTGGATTAATGCAGGATGGTAAAGGCTTTACTATCGAATGAACTGTCAGGGGAAACACTGAGGAGGGAATAATTAGTGCTGCCTGGGACCCTCAGGATCTTGGGTTGAGAAGGGTGAATAAGAGTTTACAGATGGAGAAGAGGAAatgtattccaggcagagggaaaaacCTGTTCAAAGGCCAAGAGGGATGGAAGGAGGAGTCACTGGAGCTGAAATCAGGGGTGGTCTGGACTCTGATGTCCTGGATGCAATAAAATGACTGTGCCAACAGTTTCCTCCTTGCTTCTTGTCTCCTATCCTGGAGAGAGGGCCCCGGTGCACCCCTTGGGCCTGCTCATTGTGTTGGAGGAGGTTTTCAGGGGGAGCTTGGGGGTGGGCAAAGGGAGGAGATCCTGTTTTATCTTTGCCTTGGGGTGGGCCTTATTTACTGTATATGGGAACTTTTTTTTGATAGGAAAGGTGAGGCAGTTttattactaaataaatattagacattaaaagaatatgtttaaaatacataatttgacaaatatttcatttcttggtCTTTTAATCAAGGAAGATCTTTATGTATTGCCTTTTCCCCAGTACATAAGCAATAAATGGCAATATATGTACAGTGAAGGAAAATTAGGAAGTACAggtaagaaaagcaaaaaatctTGAATGAATAAGGAATATCACTCCACTGCTAAAATATCCTGTCGTGCATATATTTTATCTGTGGAGACTGTGGTTATGTGTGCGagcatttttgtatttctgaggACTTACAACAATGCTAGGCGTGTGtgtgctgctcagtcatgtcctactctttgtgaccccatggactgtaccccaccaggctcctctgttcattggatttccaggcaagaatactgaactgggttgccatttctttctccaggggatctccctgacccagggattgaacccccatctcttgtgtctcctgcattggcaggcagattctttaccaactgcaccaacTGGGAA containing:
- the PAQR7 gene encoding membrane progestin receptor alpha — protein: MATIVAQKLSHLLPSLRQVHQEPQPSVPSEPVFTVDRAEVPPLFWKPYIYVGYRPLHRTWRFYFRTLFQQHNEAVNVWTHLLAALVLLLRLAIFVGTVDFWGDPHALPLFIIVLASFTYLSLSALAHLLQAKSEFWHYSFFFLDYVGVAVYQFGSALAHFYYAIEPAWHAQVQTIFLPTAAFLAWLSCTGSCYNKYIQKPGLLGRTCQEVPSALAYALDISPVAHRILVSPDPATDDPALLYHKCQVVFFLLAAAFFSAFMPERWFPGSCHVFGQGHQLFHVFLVLCTLAQLEAVALDYEARRSIYEPLHTRWPHNFSGLFLLTVGSSILTAFLLSQLVRRKLDLDRKTQ